A part of Perca fluviatilis chromosome 15, GENO_Pfluv_1.0, whole genome shotgun sequence genomic DNA contains:
- the rps11 gene encoding 40S ribosomal protein S11 isoform X2 has translation MADAQTERAYQKQPTIFQNKKRVLVADGGKEVKEKLPRYHKSVGLGFKTPREAIDGTYIDKKCPFTGNVSIRGRILSGVVTKMKMQRTIVIRRDYLHYIRKYNRFEKRHKNISVHLSPCFRDVTVGDIVTVGECRPLSKTVRFNVLKVTKAAGAKKQFQKF, from the exons ATGGCGGATGCACAA ACCGAGAGGGCCTATCAGAAACAGCCCACCATCTTCCAGAACAAGAAGCGTGTTCTGGTCGCTGATGGTGGCAAGGAGGTCAAGGAAAAGCTCCCCCGCTACCACAAGAGTGTGGGACTGGGCTTCAAAACCCCTAGAGAG GCTATTGACGGCACTTACATTGACAAGAAATGCCCCTTTACTGGAAATGTCTCCATTCGTGGCCGTATCCTCTCTG GTGTGGTGACCAAAATGAAGATGCAGAGGACCATCGTTATCAGACGTGACTACCTGCATTACATTCGCAAGTACAACCGCTTTGAGAAGAGGCACAAGAACATCTCTGTCCATCTGTCACCTTGCTTCAG AGACGTCACAGTTGGAGACATTGTCACCGTCGGAGAGTGCCGACCGCTCAGCAAGACCGTGCGATTCAACGTCCTCAAAGTGACAAAGGCTGCTGGAGCCAAGAAGCAGTTCCAGAAGTTTTAG
- the rps11 gene encoding 40S ribosomal protein S11 isoform X1, with product MHKYVQENGVTERAYQKQPTIFQNKKRVLVADGGKEVKEKLPRYHKSVGLGFKTPREAIDGTYIDKKCPFTGNVSIRGRILSGVVTKMKMQRTIVIRRDYLHYIRKYNRFEKRHKNISVHLSPCFRDVTVGDIVTVGECRPLSKTVRFNVLKVTKAAGAKKQFQKF from the exons ATGCACAAGTACGTTCAGGAAAACGGCGTG ACCGAGAGGGCCTATCAGAAACAGCCCACCATCTTCCAGAACAAGAAGCGTGTTCTGGTCGCTGATGGTGGCAAGGAGGTCAAGGAAAAGCTCCCCCGCTACCACAAGAGTGTGGGACTGGGCTTCAAAACCCCTAGAGAG GCTATTGACGGCACTTACATTGACAAGAAATGCCCCTTTACTGGAAATGTCTCCATTCGTGGCCGTATCCTCTCTG GTGTGGTGACCAAAATGAAGATGCAGAGGACCATCGTTATCAGACGTGACTACCTGCATTACATTCGCAAGTACAACCGCTTTGAGAAGAGGCACAAGAACATCTCTGTCCATCTGTCACCTTGCTTCAG AGACGTCACAGTTGGAGACATTGTCACCGTCGGAGAGTGCCGACCGCTCAGCAAGACCGTGCGATTCAACGTCCTCAAAGTGACAAAGGCTGCTGGAGCCAAGAAGCAGTTCCAGAAGTTTTAG
- the LOC120575352 gene encoding apoptosis regulator BAX-like translates to MASHPGGGDQGITKDQLLEVGAVLLKDFIFERVQRHGDGNTEVTRAQLGGGELCDPNHKKLAQCLQQIGDELDGNVELQRMINNSSLSPTKDMFMKVAIEIFSDGKFNWGRVVALFYFACRLVIKALVTKVPDIIRTIINWTMEYLQENVINWIREQGGWEGIRSHFGTPTWQTVGVFLAGVLTTVLVIRKM, encoded by the exons ATGGCATCACACCCGGGAGGAGGCGATCAAG GCATTACTAAAGACCAGTTACTGGAAGTAGGAGCCGTTTTGTTAAAAGA TTTCATCTTCGAGCGTGTTCAGCGGCATGGAGACGGCAATACTGAAGTGACCAGGGCACAGCTGGGTGGAGGAGAGCTGTGTGACCCAAACCACAAGAAGCTTGCCCAGTGCCTGCAGCAGATTGGAGATGAGCTGGATGGAAATGTAGAGCTCCAAAG GATGATAAACAACTCTTCACTCAGTCCCACAAAAGACATGTTTATGAAAGTTGCCATTGAGATCTTTTCAGATGGAAAATTCAACTGGGGCAGGGTGGTTGCACTGTTCTACTTTGCCTGTCGACTCGTCATCAAA GCTCTTGTGACCAAAGTTCCTGATATCATCAGAACAATAATCAACTGGACCATGGAATACCTCCAAGAAAATGTGATCAACTGGATCAGGGAGCAAGGTGGCTGG GAGGGTATTCGATCCCACTTTGGCACACCCACATGGCAGACGGTGGGAGTTTTCTTGGCCGGTGTTCTCACCACTGTTCTAGTCATTCGCAAGATGTGA
- the map3k14a gene encoding mitogen-activated protein kinase kinase kinase 14: MAVRQRIFNSTAPFSGSSQAALKGSYPPCSAADQEAEEEEEEGKSNKMYYRYSPFINYVWTHGTAEQVGEMPLKKTSTFIAQAECETQDSQELCTSSFDRSFVPSPNCFTSSISSEHNNVACPTTASIQEPGSSSAQLTPRKKIRKRQKRKWKKKLEKKKEKQRHRHRMPSGVPEQESGSSLVRILESSSLGGRTDLSTSCCSSIESSEEQDRGPSIYRRQIYNTGSSCSPLNWATVSSLHSYGQDSDSDSLSSLGDYSLALAGLRGSVSQGDPCYAFPFFKDVERDVREEEDELSAVDSVSTEGIIFYNDKIQPVDSEYKEGREYVLSQFIKEGSYGEVHSAQDVNTGFKFAVKKIALKRFISEEVGAWSALRSPRVVKLFGVVREGPNVVLFMDHKSGSVGQLIAERGRLPEDLSLHYHSQILTALEYLGKKKVAHLDIKADNVLLSEDGRDTFLCDFGHAERLNSQGQSLSGSKDLKGTETHMAPEIVKGEPRGAKADVWSSCCMLLHMLNACQPWTRYYTCRLYLKIANEPPPLREIPPDCSPLTAEVIKAGLQKDPAKRASASDLKVKTAGALKEVGGLTSPVKGPYTEPLYVTNKPPDSLQLINSSCNYENEDDHQESVKVIPTGRTEKLGDDGDEDKKAGCNESKRDSLFCPQTLISEPNHKRGNKITTVPELELRKLERDFYLSSLSQLHSAEMQEQLLSCLSSDPYSTWEPLDKKDSGRWSLSPGDDFSSGFFSYNSQPDVQVSSMDLLSPTQLPPCFEGVDVCIRDFNKRSIRIRETRRVKVGHIATGISDQISERVFTLETQQGQQVAHDEEVQDSGLKLNCVPAPDFSSAWRWRIRDGVLETR; the protein is encoded by the exons ATGGCGGTGAGGCAAAGGATTTTTAACTCAACAGCACCCTTCTCCGGGTCATCCCAAGCTGCGCTAAAGGGGTCGTACCCACCCTGCTCAGCTGCAGAccaggaggcagaggaggaggaagaggaggggaagAGCAACAAaatgtactaccgttacagcccTTTTATTAACTATGTCTGGACACATGGGACTGCAGAGCAAGTGGGAGAAATGCCACTGAAGAAGACCTCAACCTTCATTGCCCAAGCTGAAT GTGAAACCCAGGACTCCCAAGAGTTGTGTACATCCAGCTTTGACCGCTCCTTTGTTCCCTCCCCGAACTGCTTCACCAGCAG TATTTCCTCAGAGCACAACAATGTGGCGTGCCCAACCACAGCCTCAATCCAGGAACCGGGCAGCTCATCGGCACAGCTCACTCCAAGAAAGAAGATCAGGAAGAGACAGAAGCGCAAGTGGAAGAAAAAACTAgaaaagaagaaggagaagcagCGACACAGGCATCGAATGCCCTCTGGAGTGCCTGAACAGGAGAGTGGAAGTTCTCTGGTTCGGATCCTG GAGTCATCGTCTCTTGGAGGGAGAACTGACCTCAGTACTTCTTGCTGTAGCAGCATTGAAAGCTCGGAAGAGCAGGACAGAGGGCCTTCTATCTACAGACGACAGATCTACAACACAGGCTCAAGCTGCTCTCCTCTAAACTGGGCCACCGTCTCCAGTCTCCATTCCTATGGGCAGGACAGCGACTCGGACTCCCTCAGCAGTCTGGGAGACTATTCACTGGCTCTTGCTGGCCTCAGGGGCAGCGTCAGTCAGGGGGACCCGTGCTACGCATTTCCCTTTTTCAAAGATGTGGAGAGGGATGtaagagaagaggaagatgagCTATCAGCAGTTGACTCTGTCAGCACTGAGGGAATAATCTTTTACAATGAT AAAATCCAGCCTGTGGACTCTGAATACAAGGAAGGGAGGGAGTATGTCCTCTCACAGTTTATCAAAGAGGGCTCCTATGGTGAAGTACACAGTGCTCAAGATGTCAACACAGGCTTCAAATTTGCTGTCAAAAAG ATAGCCCTGAAGAGGTTCATCAGTGAGGAGGTGGGTGCGTGGAGTGCCCTCAGATCTCCTCGTGTGGTGAAACTCTTTGGAGTGGTCAGAGAGGGGCCTAATGTTGTCCTCTTCATGGACCACAAATCTG GCTCTGTGGGCCAGCTGATAGCGGAGCGCGGCCGGCTGCCAGAGGACCTAAGTCTCCACTACCACTCGCAAATCTTAACAGCACTGGAGTACTTAGGGAAGAAAAAGGTGGCGCATCTGGACATTAAAG CTGACAATGTGTTGCTGTCGGAGGACGGTAGAGACACCTTCCTGTGTGACTTCGGACACGCAGAGAGACTCAACAGTCAGGGACAGAGCCTCAGTGGGTCCAAAG ATCTGAAGGGAACTGAGACCCACATGGCCCCTGAGATTGTAAAAGGGGAACCCCGCGGAGCCAAAGCAGATGTGTGGAGCAGCTGCTGTATGTTACTGCACATGCTCAATGCGTGTCAACCTTGGACAAGATACTACACCTGTAGACTTTACCTGAAG ATTGCTAACGAGCCTCCGCCTCTGAGGGAGATCCCACCTGACTGTAGCCCTCTCACAGCTGAAGTTATCAAGGCGGGACTTCAGAAGGATCCAGCCAAGAGAGCATCAGCATCGGACCTCAAAGTAAAAACTGCCGGAGCTCTGAAAGAAG TGGGAGGACTCACCAGCCCAGTGAAGGGACCCTACACAGAGCCACTATATGTCACAAACAAACCTCCTGACTCCCTGCAACTTATCAACAGCAGCTGTAACTATGAGAATGAGGATGACCATCAAGAGTCTGTGAAAGTGATCCCAACGGGGAGGACGGAGAAACTGGGTGATGATGGCGATGAAGATAAGAAGGCTGGTTGTAATGAGTCAAAGCGAGACTCACTTTTCTGTCCACAAACGCTGATCTCTGAGCCGAACCACAAGAGGGGCAACAAGATCACCACTGTGCCTGAACTTGAGCTACGTAAACTGGAGCGAG ATTTCTACCTGAGCAGTCTGTCCCAGCTCCACTCCGCTGAGATGCAGGAGCAGCTCTTGTCATGTCTTAGCAGTGACCCTTACTCCACGTGGGAACCATTGGACAAAAAG GACTCAGGCCGCTGGTCCCTGAGCCCAGGAGACGACTTTAGCTCTGGGTTCTTCTCCTACAACAGTCAGCCAGACGTGCAGGTTTCCAGTATGGATTTGCTGAGTCCCACACAGCTACCACCTTGCTTTGAAG GGGTGGATGTCTGCATCAGAGACTTCAACAAGAGAAGCATTCGCATCAGAGAGACGCGCCGGGTGAAGGTGGGCCACATCGCCACTGGAATCAGTGATCAG ATCTCTGAGAGGGTTTTCACCCTGGAAACCCAGCAGGGCCAGCAGGTTGCTCACGATGAGGAGGTGCAGGATTCCGGTCTTAAGCTGAACTGTGTTCCTGCCCCAgacttcagctctgcctggAGGTGGAGGATCAGAGACGGAGTGCTGGAGACGAGATAG
- the pts gene encoding 6-pyruvoyl tetrahydrobiopterin synthase encodes MAGIYVSNSAAERIGYITRAQSFSACHRLHSIHLSDEENKRVYGKCNNPNGHGHNYKVEVTVRGKIDSLTGMVMNLTDLKRCIEEVIMIPLDHKNLDEDVPYFASVVSTTENVAVYIWDNMVKVLPSNLLYEIKIHETDNNVVIYRGD; translated from the coding sequence ATGGCTGGAATATATGTGAGCAACAGCGCAGCTGAGCGTATTGGATACATCACGCGGGCCCAGAGCTTCAGCGCCTGTCACCGACTCCACAGCATTCACTTGAGTGATGAGGAGAATAAACGAGTTTATGGAAAATGCAACAACCCCAATGGTCATGGACACAACTACAAAGTGGAGGTAACAGTGCGTGGAAAGATTGATTCGCTCACTGGCATGGTCATGAACTTGACAGACTTGAAGAGGTGCATCGAGGAAGTCATCATGATTCCACTGGACCATAAAAACCTGGATGAGGACGTCCCATACTTTGCCAGTGTTGTCAGCACAACTGAGAACGTGGCTGTTTACATCTGGGACAACATGGTGAAGGTGCTCCCATCCAACCTGCTCTACGAGATTAAGATTCATGAGACCGATAACAATGTTGTCATATATCGAGGAGATTAG